From the Terriglobales bacterium genome, the window GCTCCCCGGACCGACCTCCAGTGGTGCTTCTACTGTGTTTACTCGGTGCCTTGCTAGTAACGGGCCTCTCGAACTGTCCGTCGGCATGGGGATCGTCCCCGGCCTCTATCCCAGCTGTCACATATCACGCGGATCAGGATCCTCAGGTAAAGCTTGCGCTCGACGATTTCTACAACCTGGAGTACGACAAGGCTGTTTCCGAGTTTGAGCGTATCGAGAAGGCCCATCCCGAGGATCCTTTCGCGGTAGTTCATGTCCTACAGGCGACCGTGTTCCGCGAGCTATATCGCCTGAATCTGCTTGATACGACGCTCTACGCACACGATGGATTTCTTTCCGGGAAGGCAGTAAACGGCGATCCGGCGGTGCGCACCCAGGTCGACCAGCTCACAGCGCGCACAGTCAAGCTTTGCGACGCGCGGCTGGCGAAGGACTCTAACGACGTGGAGGCGCTCTACGTGCGTGGTGTTGCACGGGGGTTGAAGTCCACCTACATCGCCCTGGTCGACAAAAGTTTCCTCGCTGCCTTGAGAAGCGCAGTTGCGGCGCGTCGCGATCATGAACGCGTTCTGCAGATCGATCCTAAGTACATTGACGCGAAGACTGTCGTAGGTGCGCACAACTACGTGGTCGGTAGCCTGCCGATGCCGGTGAAGGTGCTTGCCGGTATTGCCGGCCTCGGAGGAAATCGGAAACGAGGACTGGAATACCTGCAACAGGCTTCGAAGGAGGGTCGCGAGTCGAGTGCTGATGCCCGCGTTGCCCTCGCCCTTTTCCTGCGCCGGGAAGGCCGTTACGACGAGGCTAGCGGGGTAGTGGAGACCTTGACTAAGCAGTATCCCAGGAATTTTCTCTTCGCTCTCGAACACTGCAATCTGCTGAAGGATGGCGGCAAGGGTCCGCAGGCTGTGATCTGCTACGAGAAGCTGCTCGACGGAGCAAGATCCGCGGAGTTTGCGAACCCTCACGTCGAATTTGCGGCCTTTGGACTGGCAGAAAGTTTGCGTGGGCAGAAGGATTATGAGGGCGCGCTCAAGGAATACGAGTTCACTGCTAATGTGCCCAGCGGACAGCTCAGCTTAAAGCAACGTGCCGGATTGGCTGCGGGCGAGATGTACGATGTGCTGCGCAAGCGCGACCTGGCTGTGATTCAATACCAGGCGGTAATTGCTCAGGACAATTCATCCGCGCAGGCGGAAATAGCTCGCAAACTCCTGCGTGAGCCTTATCGTCCTGAATAGGACATTTGGCTTCGAACACTGCCGAGACAACTGGTTTAAGGAGGGCATCGGCTGCAGCCGTGCCGCTCGAAACAGAGGTAGAACTTCTGAGTGCTGGAGGCAGGCCACTTCACGATACGCGTAGTGGTGCCGCGCCCCCGGCGCTCGAAGGTGATATGAGGAGAGCTCGGAACGGCACGGCTAAAGCCGATGCCCCTCCCTAAACCCGCGTTCTTCCAGTGGGGGGTACAGTGGGAACTTTTCAGGGATTGCGTGCGTTTCTTCCCATAGGTGGTTCCGACGAGGGCCAGCATGAGTCACTGGAGGGTTTATGTACTGCAATTTTTGTGGACGAACCATGGCAGACGACTGTCTCTACTGTTCGGCCTGCGGCCGCCAGTTAGGGGCGAGAGTAGTTCGGCGACCGCTGGAGCGTGCGCGTGAAGGTCGAAAGATCGGTGGCGTGTGTATGGGTCTTGCTCGCCACCTCGATGTCGACGTAACTCTGATCCGCTTGCTCACGCTGGTAGTAGCGATATTCACTGGCATCGGATTTGTCGCATATGTGATCGCCTGGATCGTGATACCTGAAGAGCCGGTCATCGTGCCCCAGACGCAGGTAGTGCACAGCCAATCCGGCCCGCCCATGACCTAGATTCTGTCGGGATTGCAGGTTTGGAGGACCACATCATGTTCTTCGGCCGATCCTGGAACGAATGGATCGCGCAGTACGCAAGCAGCCATCAGAATGCCGTCAATCGTGTCTGCCACACGATCGGCATTCCGATGATCATCCTCTCTCTAGTTGTCACGCCGGTGATTCCATTTGTCTCTGGCTTCTGGCGATTGCCTCTCACGCTTTTCATAGTCGGCTGGATCTTTCAATTCGTTGGACACGCATTCGAAGGCAAGCCTCCGGAGTTCTTTCATGATTGGAGGTTCTTGCTCGTGGGAGCGAGGTGGTGGGTGGCAAAGATGAGAGGTAAGGCTTAACAGAGCAAACACGAAGGTCACGAAGGAAAAACCAAAGACACGAAGCGCCCTCCGTGACCTTGATGTTGCCTTCGTGACCTTCGTGTTCGCTCTTCGATCTTTCCTCGGCGTTCAAGAAGTCGCAGGCTGTTGCTGCGTGGCGCAATGAATTGCGCCTAGTCCCCAAATGAAATCGCCGCAATAAATGCCAACCACGTCTCGATCTGGAAACAGTTCACCAAGAATGCTTAACGCGGCTTTGTCGTAGAGATTGTTGAAGGTGGGGACCAAGACGACGGCGTTGGCGATGTAAAAGTTGGCATAGCTGGCCGGCAACCGTTGCCCACGAAACCAAACAGGGGAGGGAATCGGAAGCTCAATCACTTTGAAGCGTTTGCCATCCTGATCGGTGGCACTTCGCAGGCGTTGCAAATTGTCCTGCAAGGGCGCGTGGTTCGGATCGGAAGAATTTTTCTCGACGGCGGTGACAATGGTGTCGGGCGAAACGAACCTGGAAATGTCATCGACGTGGCCATGCGTATCGTCGCCAGCGATTCCGCTTCCTAACCAGATAGTCTTCGTGACTCCTAGATAATCGGCGAACATTTGTTCCAGCTGCTCACGAGTGGCGCCCGGATTTCTCTCCTGAACGTCACTTAACAGGCATTCTTCTGTCGTGAGCATTGTGCCGCGCCCGTTCACATCGATGCTGCCGCCTTCGAGCACGGCGCGCCGGGGCTTTCCGTTGACTTTCAACTCGGGTGGCCAGCTCTCGAGTCCAAGCTTGCGGCCAATTAGTGCGGGAAGCTTTTCGTCCTTCTTGTAGTTCGGATATTTGGCCCATCCGTTGAATTGCCAATGCGTGATTGCCAACTTGGGATTCTTGTCTCGCGTAACAAAGATCGGGCCCGAGTCGCGAGTCCAAACGCGATCTGTCTTCCAGCGAAAGAATTCCACGCGATCTAACTGCACATGCGCGTGCTTCAGAGTGCGTTCGGCCGAACGCTGATGTGAGGCATCGTTAACGATGATCCTCACCTGCTCGCCGCGCGCGAGATGGCGAACGATGTCGGCATAAATAAACGGAATAGGTTGGAACTTGCCCGGCCAGTCATCGCGGTTGTGCGGCCACGCGATCCACGTGGCTTCATGACGCTCCCATTCCGCCGGCATGCGATAGCCAAGCAACGCTGGCGTGGCTGACTGCGGTCTCTTCAATTCTCGCCTTTCAAACAACACAACCACAGAGGACATAGAGGACACGGAGGAAAATTGGAGCCATGTTTTCCCGGTTTCCTCAGTGTTCTCTGTGTCCTCTGTGGTTAGCTCCTACTTTCAATCTAGGAATCGATGCGTAATGCCGGAATAGCTCTCGATGCGGCGGTCGCGCAAGAACGGCCAGTTACGGCGAGTTTCGTCAATCTCGCTTAGGTTCACCTCAGCACAAAGGATCTCTTCGCGGTCGTGTGAGGCCTCTGCGAGGACGCGTCCGAAAGGATCGGCGAGGAATGAGCCT encodes:
- a CDS encoding PspC domain-containing protein codes for the protein MADDCLYCSACGRQLGARVVRRPLERAREGRKIGGVCMGLARHLDVDVTLIRLLTLVVAIFTGIGFVAYVIAWIVIPEEPVIVPQTQVVHSQSGPPMT
- a CDS encoding DUF962 domain-containing protein; translation: MFFGRSWNEWIAQYASSHQNAVNRVCHTIGIPMIILSLVVTPVIPFVSGFWRLPLTLFIVGWIFQFVGHAFEGKPPEFFHDWRFLLVGARWWVAKMRGKA
- a CDS encoding agmatine deiminase family protein, translated to MKRPQSATPALLGYRMPAEWERHEATWIAWPHNRDDWPGKFQPIPFIYADIVRHLARGEQVRIIVNDASHQRSAERTLKHAHVQLDRVEFFRWKTDRVWTRDSGPIFVTRDKNPKLAITHWQFNGWAKYPNYKKDEKLPALIGRKLGLESWPPELKVNGKPRRAVLEGGSIDVNGRGTMLTTEECLLSDVQERNPGATREQLEQMFADYLGVTKTIWLGSGIAGDDTHGHVDDISRFVSPDTIVTAVEKNSSDPNHAPLQDNLQRLRSATDQDGKRFKVIELPIPSPVWFRGQRLPASYANFYIANAVVLVPTFNNLYDKAALSILGELFPDRDVVGIYCGDFIWGLGAIHCATQQQPATS